A stretch of Cupriavidus sp. D39 DNA encodes these proteins:
- a CDS encoding DUF2169 family type VI secretion system accessory protein: MFALQRRIDEGIIVQIRKEFTHVLIPGCYQWRGLYRLAVGVGFFFAFDDPETPLQETDLWNLAHAQLGAKQPLDLGRPKGRPEILVGGACHAPEGTQVSLLHVSVQLGGLNKRLDVFGDRHWLRRGGTELPSDPKPFAEMPVALSRAFGGDGYGPNPEGKGYLNNPGEAVRVRLSLPNVEYPRRRVASPQDRPPPASMVGGVALAPDRMRWAGACDATWARDHAPAYPDDLDLRLFNLAPEDQWLDRWFSGGESVVVENMHPRHRRQDIRLPTRRPRVFVERKADGDGRFAEVALHAETLWLFPGEERGLLLWRGELNVSDEEADDVARLFVVDEPPGAPALPMSHYRERWRCDEHFAMPAAIRELTEKGKRALAESEQKRQRTEEEFGRSHPHLAKELAEAKAMTRPRPRPHSGEGKHRGIPDRAEVLARATQGLPFKGLLLIDLDLCGEKLTGVDFSGALFLRCLMMEANLQGANLSEAAFTECDLAGADLSLVRMENTRFSESNMRKALLRQATGSALFAECDCSGTDWRGASVEVTVSKGSMAGATFAQVRGLGLICTGSKVDGADFTEARLSRALFSDSTLSGAKFEAASLLRSMFSRVQAAEVDFTTADLSSSCGQDSDFHGSRFSGAKLQNGSFRECSFDDTEWERADLCERLMERCSLRRANLYHVSARAAKFSRCDFEDACLVGANLMEGTLRHSRLAGVDLRGANLFRVDASCVEAAGLRLDDALVDEFRLRERQGR; the protein is encoded by the coding sequence GTGTTCGCGTTGCAGCGTCGAATTGACGAAGGGATAATTGTGCAAATCCGCAAAGAATTCACTCATGTACTGATTCCGGGCTGCTACCAGTGGCGCGGGCTATATCGCCTCGCGGTGGGGGTCGGTTTTTTCTTTGCTTTCGACGATCCCGAAACGCCGTTGCAAGAGACTGACCTCTGGAATCTGGCGCACGCGCAATTGGGGGCGAAGCAACCGCTTGACCTTGGGCGCCCCAAGGGCAGACCGGAAATTCTGGTGGGTGGCGCTTGCCATGCCCCTGAAGGCACGCAGGTGTCTCTGCTGCATGTGAGTGTGCAGCTGGGAGGCTTGAACAAGCGTCTCGACGTATTCGGCGACCGCCACTGGCTGCGCCGGGGCGGGACCGAGCTACCCTCGGATCCCAAGCCGTTTGCTGAGATGCCGGTCGCACTCTCCCGTGCCTTCGGCGGAGACGGGTACGGGCCGAACCCAGAAGGGAAGGGTTATCTGAACAATCCAGGAGAGGCGGTCCGGGTTCGCCTTTCCCTCCCGAACGTTGAGTATCCTCGACGCCGGGTTGCTTCCCCGCAGGATCGGCCCCCACCGGCCAGCATGGTAGGTGGCGTCGCCCTGGCTCCGGATAGGATGCGCTGGGCCGGCGCTTGCGACGCCACCTGGGCTCGGGACCACGCGCCAGCCTATCCGGACGATCTTGACCTGCGGTTGTTCAATCTAGCGCCCGAGGACCAGTGGCTCGACAGATGGTTTTCCGGTGGCGAGTCGGTAGTCGTCGAGAACATGCATCCGCGCCATCGGCGTCAGGATATACGTCTGCCAACACGGCGTCCGCGAGTTTTTGTTGAGCGCAAAGCTGATGGCGATGGGCGCTTCGCCGAGGTGGCGTTGCATGCGGAAACGCTGTGGCTTTTTCCTGGCGAGGAGCGCGGGTTGCTGCTGTGGCGGGGCGAGCTGAACGTTTCCGACGAAGAGGCCGATGATGTGGCGCGTTTGTTCGTGGTCGATGAGCCGCCCGGTGCGCCGGCCCTGCCCATGAGCCACTACCGTGAGCGTTGGCGTTGTGACGAGCACTTTGCCATGCCGGCGGCGATACGGGAGTTAACCGAAAAAGGGAAGCGGGCCTTGGCAGAGTCCGAACAGAAACGGCAGCGGACCGAAGAGGAATTCGGCCGCTCCCACCCCCATTTGGCCAAGGAACTTGCCGAGGCGAAAGCGATGACACGTCCGCGTCCGCGTCCGCATTCCGGGGAGGGGAAGCATCGTGGGATTCCCGACCGGGCCGAAGTACTTGCCCGAGCTACTCAGGGGCTGCCATTTAAGGGTTTGTTGCTGATTGACTTGGACCTATGCGGAGAGAAGCTGACTGGGGTGGATTTTTCCGGGGCATTGTTTTTGCGCTGCCTCATGATGGAAGCGAACCTGCAAGGAGCCAATCTAAGCGAAGCGGCATTCACTGAGTGCGATCTAGCCGGTGCAGATCTCTCGCTGGTCCGAATGGAAAACACGCGCTTCAGCGAATCAAATATGAGAAAAGCGCTGCTGCGACAGGCAACAGGCAGTGCGCTGTTTGCCGAGTGCGACTGCAGTGGCACCGATTGGCGTGGCGCTTCTGTTGAAGTTACCGTGTCCAAGGGCAGCATGGCTGGCGCAACATTCGCGCAGGTGAGGGGGCTTGGTCTGATCTGCACAGGGAGCAAGGTGGATGGTGCGGATTTCACCGAGGCGCGGTTGTCGCGTGCACTATTCTCTGATAGCACTCTCTCGGGCGCGAAATTCGAGGCTGCGTCCTTGCTCCGCTCGATGTTCTCCAGAGTACAGGCGGCGGAAGTGGATTTCACCACCGCCGACCTTTCGAGCAGCTGCGGCCAAGACAGCGATTTCCACGGGAGTCGTTTTTCTGGTGCCAAATTGCAGAACGGCTCATTCCGGGAATGCTCCTTCGATGACACGGAGTGGGAAAGGGCTGATCTATGCGAGCGCTTGATGGAGCGTTGCAGCCTGAGAAGAGCGAACCTGTACCATGTAAGTGCACGCGCCGCCAAGTTCTCGCGCTGTGACTTCGAGGACGCTTGCCTCGTGGGCGCTAACCTGATGGAAGGAACTTTGCGCCATTCCCGCCTGGCTGGAGTGGACTTGCGAGGTGCCAACTTGTTTCGTGTGGATGCCTCTTGTGTAGAGGCTGCGGGCTTGCGATTGGACGATGCTCTTGTCGATGAGTTTCGCTTGCGCGAAAGGCAGGGGCGATGA
- a CDS encoding pentapeptide repeat-containing protein: protein MNTWTRSRVETALRDSAQINEADWSGLDLAGVNLERKALVKVNLKGTCLSGANCTELALTNCDLSEALLSETCLVQAKVINSRLRGAILHGCDAGDSLFFDCDFTEGRLARAKLRSTTFSRCALPGEVLADVALCRQAAFDKCVLAGTSLRGRLEKTLFLNAICQELISPAVTWQIVYLARARCPMQYGAMWWPMG, encoded by the coding sequence ATGAACACTTGGACCCGCTCCCGGGTGGAAACGGCCTTGCGCGACAGCGCACAAATCAATGAAGCCGACTGGTCGGGCCTCGATCTCGCGGGCGTGAACCTCGAGAGGAAGGCATTGGTCAAAGTCAATCTGAAGGGGACATGTCTTTCGGGCGCGAACTGCACTGAACTCGCTCTGACCAATTGTGACCTTTCCGAGGCGCTGCTGAGCGAGACTTGTTTGGTGCAAGCGAAGGTTATCAATTCGAGGTTGCGGGGTGCAATTCTACATGGCTGTGATGCTGGTGATAGCCTCTTTTTTGACTGTGATTTTACCGAGGGGCGGCTTGCCCGGGCGAAGCTCCGATCCACCACATTCTCGCGCTGCGCACTGCCGGGCGAGGTTCTGGCTGACGTGGCGCTATGCCGTCAGGCCGCGTTCGATAAGTGCGTACTGGCTGGAACCTCCTTGCGCGGGCGGTTAGAGAAAACCCTTTTTCTGAATGCGATCTGTCAGGAGCTGATCTCACCGGCTGTAACCTGGCAGATTGTTTATTTAGCGCGTGCACGATGCCCGATGCAGTATGGCGCCATGTGGTGGCCGATGGGTTGA
- a CDS encoding pentapeptide repeat-containing protein, producing the protein MSGADLTGCNLADCLFSACTMPDAVWRHVVADGLTFNSMDLRGVDFSEMTVRRMLATAADLRGARLAGADLTEYKFVECQLGGADLRGASLVRALFADSDLSAVQFEGADAREVLFIRSCLANADLSRTDCRRAYFNHADCVGVCFRGANLSYADLSYADARGSDFAGASLLGTMLHGMEGKETALSRGQRAEAGAADEARERAERWVPPY; encoded by the coding sequence CTGTCAGGAGCTGATCTCACCGGCTGTAACCTGGCAGATTGTTTATTTAGCGCGTGCACGATGCCCGATGCAGTATGGCGCCATGTGGTGGCCGATGGGTTGACGTTCAACAGCATGGATCTGCGTGGGGTGGATTTTTCGGAGATGACCGTACGCCGTATGCTCGCAACCGCTGCTGATCTCAGAGGTGCACGGTTGGCTGGCGCCGACCTTACGGAGTACAAGTTCGTCGAGTGCCAATTGGGCGGAGCTGACCTGCGAGGCGCCAGTCTCGTGCGTGCGCTTTTTGCAGACTCAGATTTGTCGGCAGTGCAATTCGAGGGCGCCGACGCTCGTGAGGTCTTGTTTATCCGATCGTGCCTCGCGAACGCTGACCTGTCACGAACCGACTGCCGTCGTGCATATTTCAACCATGCAGACTGTGTCGGTGTCTGTTTTCGCGGGGCGAATCTCTCCTATGCGGACTTGAGTTATGCCGACGCGAGGGGCAGCGACTTCGCCGGGGCAAGTTTGCTGGGAACCATGCTGCACGGCATGGAGGGAAAGGAAACAGCACTTAGCCGTGGGCAGCGGGCCGAGGCGGGTGCGGCGGATGAAGCGAGGGAGCGTGCCGAGCGCTGGGTTCCGCCATACTAA
- a CDS encoding DUF3540 domain-containing protein: protein MGAKAAANQASDVWTLGVGKIIAGVDGGLAVTGTFGRATARLAASCLVAPEPGDDVLCVVGITQCYVLAVLVRRGQSPMRLVLEGGALFQARGGSLTLEGDKEIRLETAGNLQMKADQVLCKAAIGHFLFGSAELTGHTLRLATHLLATTADTIWQTAGELMQKVRSYTRHTENVEVVHAGELHQMVDATATLRAEQVVILADGLVRVDGDRIHIA, encoded by the coding sequence ATGGGGGCGAAAGCGGCAGCAAATCAAGCATCCGATGTGTGGACGTTGGGTGTAGGAAAGATCATTGCAGGCGTGGATGGAGGCCTCGCAGTTACGGGTACGTTCGGCCGCGCAACGGCAAGGCTGGCGGCCAGCTGTCTCGTTGCTCCGGAGCCGGGCGACGACGTCCTTTGCGTAGTGGGAATTACACAGTGCTACGTGTTGGCCGTGCTAGTGCGGCGGGGACAATCGCCGATGCGACTCGTACTGGAGGGCGGAGCGTTGTTCCAGGCACGCGGCGGTTCGCTCACGCTGGAAGGGGATAAGGAGATCAGGCTTGAGACTGCTGGCAATCTACAAATGAAAGCCGATCAGGTGTTATGTAAGGCTGCGATCGGCCACTTCCTGTTTGGTTCAGCAGAACTGACAGGCCACACGTTGCGTCTTGCGACGCATCTGCTGGCCACTACGGCCGACACGATCTGGCAGACAGCCGGGGAGCTGATGCAAAAGGTGCGCTCGTACACGCGCCATACCGAGAACGTGGAGGTGGTGCATGCGGGCGAACTGCACCAGATGGTCGACGCCACCGCCACCTTGCGGGCAGAGCAGGTGGTGATCCTGGCCGATGGTCTAGTACGCGTGGACGGAGATCGCATCCATATCGCATAG